DNA from Bacteroides sp.:
AACAGTGCCCTTGGGTTGGTGCTGATCTTCAATCCTGCGATATTTCCGCAACACCTGGCACTAGGGGGGATGGCCATTGTTACTGCCTGGTGGGGTATCTGGCATATTCTTGCTGGCCTGACCATCGCCACTTACTGGCAAAGGGTACCATACAAACACCTATGAACCTAAAAAAGAAAAGGCATTTATTCCGGAACTCATGGAAATGGTGGCTGCTGTCGCAGTATGTCTTTTTCCTGATGCGCTTGTTTTACCGGAAAATTGTGGTTGAGGGAAAAGAGAACATTCCCACCCAACAGCCACTGATCTTTGCCCCCAACCATCAGAATGCCCTGATGGACCCCCTGGTAGTCCTTTATGCTTCGGGCTTGCAGACTGTTTTTCTTGCCCGGGCCGACATTTTCCGGGTGAAGCTCTTGCGCGACTTGTTTTCGTGGATGAAGATCATACCCGTCTATCGCATTCGTGACGGGAAGGAAAACCTGGGCAATAATGACGCCTCTTTTAACATTGCTGTTGAGGTGCTCGAAAACAAACGTTCGGTAGGGATTTTTCCGGAAGCGGCCCATTCCGGCCAGCGGAGACTTTTGCCCCTTAAAAAAGGAATCCCCCGCCTGGCTTTTCTGGCCGAGGAAAAGAACCAGTTTAGCCTGGACTTGCGGGTATTGCCGGCTGGAATATATTACAGCAATTACGAAAACATGCGCGCCATCGTGCATGTCAGGTTTGGGAAACCCATTACCGTGAAGGACTTTGAAGATTCTTACTTCGAAAATCCACAAAAAAGTCTTTTGCTTCTGCGCGATGCCATCGGCGAACAGTTGACGGAGCTTTCAATGGATATTCGTGACCCCGAATATTATGATTCCATTTATTGTGCTGCCGAGATTTTTGCTGCGCCTTTATTAAAAGACCGGGGTGAAAAAAGGATCAATCAGCAGAAGAGGTTTCAGTTCCAGAAAGAATTGATCGGTGCCCTGGAGCATGACCTTGAAGACAAGCCCGAAGGGATGAAGGATTTTCGTTTAAAGGTCCAGCATCTGCTCGAACTTTTAAAGGCTTCCAGTTTAAAATGGGAGTTCTTCCAGCTTCCGCCTAAAAACGTTTCCGGGGTTTTGGCTTCCCTTGTCTGGTTGCTGATCACCTTTCCGGTTTTCCTTTACGGCCTGGTTAATAACATCCTGTTTTATGGGAGCGTGAAAATGCTTTTGCGAAAATTTAAAGACAGGCAGTTTCACAGTTCCGTAAAATTTGTCCTTGGACTGGCGGTTTGTCCGCTGTTCCATTTGCTTCAGGCCCTTTTAGTATGGGCTGTTTTCGGTAGCTTCCTCTGGAGCCTGGCCTATTTGATCTCCCTACCCTTGAGTGCTTTTGCTGCCCGTATTTGGGTGGGGTATTTCAGAAAAACCTGGCAATATGTGCGGCTTTTACGCCTGAAATGGTTCAGCCCTGTAAAACTTACCAAGATCAAGCTAGTTTACGGTGAGATTTTTGAAGTGTTAAAGGATAGGATGGCTTGAACTATTAAGTCAGGATGAACCTTAATTAAAATGCTTCTAAATAAGACATCCCTTCCATTCCCGGCTAATTTGAAAAAAGGATTTATTAAATTTGGGTCATTCAAGTTAAAGCGACCCTTTGGGTCTTTTGTATAGCCTGTAAATAGTGGTAGAAGCGTGAGAAGTGTGCTCAATTCGATAGCTGTCCTATTTGTTTCCGGATTTCAGATGATCCGTTCTTCGCGGCTTGCCAAAATCCTTTTGTTGATTGTCCTGATCAAGTTCCTGGTTTTTTTCGGCTTACTGAAAAATTATTTATATCCCAGGTATCTTGAACCCCAATATGAAAATGAACAACAACAGTCGGAACAGGTATTTCGAGATTTAACCACAACACATAAATCCACAGCACAATGATTGAAAACATTGACATGGCCCTGGTAAACTGGTCGAGGGGGCAATTTGCCCTGGTGGCCTTTTACCATTGGCTTTTTATTCCACTGACGTTGGGAATGACCTATATCATTGCCTATGCGCAGACGATACACGTCAGGACCGGCGACAAGGAGTGGGAGCGCATTGCAAAATTCTGGGCCAAGCTCTTTGGCATTAATTTCGCCATTGGGGTTGGCACAGGGATTATCCTCGGACTGGAGTTTGGCACCAACTGGGCCAATTATTCGTGGATCTCAGGCGATATTTTCGGGGCTCCCCTGGCGGCAGAGGGCATCCTGGCCTTTTTTCTTGAATCCACTTTTGTTGCGGTCATGTTTTTCGGATGGGGGAAGGTCAGCAAGAAATTTCACCTGATGTCGGTTTACCTCGTGGCCTTCGGCGCGAGCCTGTCGGCCCTGTGGATCCTGGTGGCCAACGCCTGGATGAACTATCCGGTGGGAATGGTATTTAATCTTGAAAATGCCCGACACGAGATGGTCGATTTCTGGACGGTATTGTTTTCGCCCTATGCCATCAACAAGTTTCTGCATACCATTACCTCGGGTTTTGTCATTTCGTCCTTTTTCATAGTGGCTGTAAGCAGCTGGTATGTTTTGAAGGGCCGGAACCTTTTGCTGGCCAAGCGCAGCATCGTGGTGGCTGCCACTTTTGGATTGATCTCGAGTATTTTTCTGGCCACCACAGGCGATGGCTCGGCTTATTGGGTGGCCCAGAAGCAGCCTGCCAAACTGGCAGCTATGGAAGGGCTTTACCAGGGCGAGGAAGGCGCTGGCCTGGTAGCCATTGGGATGCTCAGGCCTGGAAAAGAAATCGGCGATGGTCAGAATGCTTTCCTGTTTAAGATAGAAATCCCGAAGTTGTTGTCTGTGCTGGGATACCGGAATGCCGATGCCTTTGTTCCCGGTGCCGAAGACTTGGTGCTTGGCAATGCGGAGCAGAACATTATGTCGGCCGAAGAGAAGATCAGGCGGGGTAAAATGGCCCTGACTGCCCTGGCAGAATATAAAGAAGCCATTGCACTGGATGACGAAACTACGGCCCAGGAAGCCCGGGCGGTTTTTGAAGAAAATTATTATTATATGGGATACGGGCACATGTTTGACCCTGATGGCATTATCCCCAATGTGCCCTTTATTTTTTACAGTTTCCGCATCATGGTCATCCTGGGGTTTGCTTTTATTGCCTTGTTCCTGCTGATCCTTTATCTTACGGTTGTGAATAAGCTGGAGGAAAACCGCTGGCTCCTGTGGGTGAGCATCTTTTCACTCCCACTGGCATTCCTGGCATCGATGGCTGGGTGGATTGTAGCAGAGGTTGGACGGCAGCCCTGGACCATACAAGGCTTGTTGCCAACTATGATGTCGACTTCAAATATCAATGCAAATGCAGTGATTCTGACCTTTATCATGTTTGCTGTTTTATTGACCATACTGGTGCTTGCCGAGTACAAGATCATGGTGACAGCCATCAAA
Protein-coding regions in this window:
- a CDS encoding 1-acyl-sn-glycerol-3-phosphate acyltransferase; this encodes MNLKKKRHLFRNSWKWWLLSQYVFFLMRLFYRKIVVEGKENIPTQQPLIFAPNHQNALMDPLVVLYASGLQTVFLARADIFRVKLLRDLFSWMKIIPVYRIRDGKENLGNNDASFNIAVEVLENKRSVGIFPEAAHSGQRRLLPLKKGIPRLAFLAEEKNQFSLDLRVLPAGIYYSNYENMRAIVHVRFGKPITVKDFEDSYFENPQKSLLLLRDAIGEQLTELSMDIRDPEYYDSIYCAAEIFAAPLLKDRGEKRINQQKRFQFQKELIGALEHDLEDKPEGMKDFRLKVQHLLELLKASSLKWEFFQLPPKNVSGVLASLVWLLITFPVFLYGLVNNILFYGSVKMLLRKFKDRQFHSSVKFVLGLAVCPLFHLLQALLVWAVFGSFLWSLAYLISLPLSAFAARIWVGYFRKTWQYVRLLRLKWFSPVKLTKIKLVYGEIFEVLKDRMA
- a CDS encoding cytochrome ubiquinol oxidase subunit I gives rise to the protein MIENIDMALVNWSRGQFALVAFYHWLFIPLTLGMTYIIAYAQTIHVRTGDKEWERIAKFWAKLFGINFAIGVGTGIILGLEFGTNWANYSWISGDIFGAPLAAEGILAFFLESTFVAVMFFGWGKVSKKFHLMSVYLVAFGASLSALWILVANAWMNYPVGMVFNLENARHEMVDFWTVLFSPYAINKFLHTITSGFVISSFFIVAVSSWYVLKGRNLLLAKRSIVVAATFGLISSIFLATTGDGSAYWVAQKQPAKLAAMEGLYQGEEGAGLVAIGMLRPGKEIGDGQNAFLFKIEIPKLLSVLGYRNADAFVPGAEDLVLGNAEQNIMSAEEKIRRGKMALTALAEYKEAIALDDETTAQEARAVFEENYYYMGYGHMFDPDGIIPNVPFIFYSFRIMVILGFAFIALFLLILYLTVVNKLEENRWLLWVSIFSLPLAFLASMAGWIVAEVGRQPWTIQGLLPTMMSTSNINANAVILTFIMFAVLLTILVLAEYKIMVTAIKHGPDKQKKGGENV